The genomic segment AAAATAAATCGATCGCAGCGAACCAGCGGTAACTAAATTTACCTCTTTACTCAGACAAACAACCAGTTCGGCGACTCGCTCAGAATGACCCGAAGTAGTCGGGTCTCGCATTTCAATCAGTTCTACAGAGGCTTTGACAAAGCTCTCGAACAAGTTTTCGATGCTTTGTTGCAGGTGATTGCGTTCAATAGAAATAGCCGCCTGAGAAGCAAGCGATCGCATAATCCGTTCTTCCCACTCGGAATAGGGCTGCGTTACTTTTGTGACATTTTCTGGAGTGATAACCGCATCCGGTTCGACTTTGCGATTAATTAGCTGAAGTACCCCAATTACTTCCCCGTGCTGGTCTTGCATTGGTAACACCAAAACCGAACGAGTTCGGTAGGAGAAGTCGCGGTCAAAACTGTCGTCTAGGTGGTAGGGGACGTCCAATGGTAAATTATAGGCGTCCGACAGATTTAAGCTTTTGCCGGTCAGCGCCACATACCCCGCCAGACTGTTGTGGTCTAGGGGCATAGCGAATTCTTTTAAATCTGCGTTGGGTTGAGAACCATTCTGCGCTGCCTTAAACAGCAACTTAGGAACGGCATCGCTGTGGTCTATCAGATAGACGCTTCCCGCATCGCTATAAGTAATTTCCCGACTCTTTGACAAGATTAAACTGAGCAATTGCCCCAAGTCCTGGCTGCTAGAGAGGGCTGTGCCGATCGCCAAAAGCTGCTCGATCGGTTCAACCCGTTCAGTAGATTCTTGCCGATCTATGTGGTTTTCGCAGGGCATGAGCTGGGAATCGAGAAGGATCATGTATTTTCACCCTAATATCACGGTCAGGCTGGCTATTTTGCGTACTTATTTTACCTATAAGGCTGCAACAGCCCAGCTATACAATTTTCTTCTATTAACATTCTCTTACTTTTCAGTCGAAGGGAGTATAGCGGGAGATTTCTTTTTGGTGTCACAAGCAGTTGCTACCCTACACAACTTGGCGTGGATTAGCTGAGTGTTCAATTTTATGATTCATACTCCAACCTAGCAAGATTTCACCTGCATCGGGGAAGAAAAGAGCTATTTGGGAGGCTAATCTGCCGCTTCTAGAGAGGTTTTACTCAGAACTGTAAAGTTCTAAGACAGTTAGTTGACTAAAGTAGAAACTTTTCTGTAGCGTAAGTTACAGAAGCAATTTAATTTTAGACCATTGGCTAAGACCGCTTCGATCGAAAGCTTGAAGACGCGATCGCAAAGGCTTAGCAGCAGTCTGCTTACCAAGGCAAGAAAATTATGAAACTCGACATCGATAAGCTGGAAGTTGTTAGAACGCGGCGTTTCCAACCCTACAATTGGGCCAGAGAAACCCAAACGCTCCCTTTGCAGGAAGAATTCCAACCTTCTACATGGGTAAAACTTTTAGAGCTTCCTAGCCCTTTGAGTTTTGACGAAGCACTTCTTCTGTGCCAGTGTTCGGAGAGGGAGTGGTTAGCCTGGATTCCCGATCATGGCGAAGCTGTACTCCACACCCGTCAATTTTGCTTAACCCGTTAGCTTCCAAAACACCGATTGGTGTATTCGGTATAGGGGATGAGAAACCGGGTTTCTTTGGTTGTCAAGGCGATATTTCCTTGCTTCAACCCAAGAAACCCGGTTTTTCGTGCTCACCCTCTAGCTGAAATGACGTAATTATACCAAATCCGGGTTAGCTACCCCATTTTTCGGCCTCATACCAAATCCGGGATAAAAACCCCCGTTATCCATAAGTTGGGTGAAGCATTGCGGTAGAAAGGCTTTGGTTAGGGAATACACTTATTGCCGCAATGCTTCACCCCTACACTTCACACTATAAAGGGGGTAAATAACCCGGATTTGGTATCAATGTTGTTCCTTCTCCCCCACTCCTCCACTCCTCCGCTCCCCCTGGCAACATCCAAACTTGACCAGCTGCTGCTGTGCCAGACATTTTGCGGATTTTTGTTTATGATGTGGAAAGCAAATGAGGGGTGTTACCCCTCACCCCATAAATTAAAAAATATGGATCGGGGTTTTCAGTCCAAAAAACTTTGCGGTCTGGTCTAAGTGGTAGGAATATGGCTGGAAATAGCGCACACATCAAACGATTGCTCGAAACCAAACAATGCCAAGGGGGTGACCTGAGTGAGGCAACCCTAGTAAGGCTGAATCTGAGTGGTGCTGACTTAAGCGGTGCCAACTTGATTTTTGCCAATATGAATGGTGTCAACTTGAGCGGTGCTAACTTGAGCGGTGTCGATCTTAGTTTTGCTAACCTGGTTTCGGCGAATCTGGTTAATGCTGACTTAAGCGGGGCTGATTGTAAGGGGCTGAACCTTTTTGACTGTCAGATGAATAATGCCAATTTGTGCGGTGCTGACCTGGGGTTTGCCAATTTGGTGAACGCCAACTTGAGTGAAGTCAACCTGAGCGGTGCTGACTTGGATGGTGCTAACCTGATTGGGGTTAATCTGAATCGTGCCAATCTCTGCGGTGCGAACTTGGGTGGTGCTAATTTGGGAAATGGGAATTTGGTCGGTGCTAATCTGTCTAATGCGACTCTGTGTGATGCCCGTTTAGTGGGTGCCGACCTGAAAGATGCAAACTTGAGTGGTGCGGATTTGAGAGATGCTAACTTGTTGAACGCCAACTTGAGTGGTGCTAACTTGTTGAACGCCAACTTGAGTGGTGCCAATTTAGCAAATGCAAGGTTGGATGGTGCGATCGGACTTTATCGAGAAGAACCGATTGTGGTTAAGCAGAATGAGTCGCCAAGGTCAGGTATGGCTTATGTCAGTTTTTCCCAGTCCGGTTTGTATGCCCCTACTGGTAACGGTTTCAGCCTGCCACGTCCGGGATTGCCATCGTGAACTATCTACACCTAACTTATCTACGTTTAGACGATCGCACCGCAGGTGCGATCGTCTAAACTCCAGTTACTTAGGGTGTGGGCGTTCAGGCGAGCGGGCAAAGACGGCTGTAGTACCGCTGCCGTCGCCGACGAATAAGAACGTTACTACGTCTATAGCAATCACAATTTTTACAGTAGAGGCGAGTGTTGGTACACCGCCTCTACTGGAGCGGTTGATTTTTTGAAAATTCCTTAGCGATGGGGCTCTTCCGTACTTATAATAATTTGGCACACTAAGTACGGAAGAGCCGGGTAACTTAGGACTTTCGGAGGAAAATATACCAAAATTTTTCCCGTCCAACTGGATAATGGTAGTACCTTGAAATTGGTAATAAGCTGTTAGGCGATCGCTACTACGGTAAATTTTTGTTTCTAATCAAGCTGTAGCAAATTCTGTGAAAGGTCGCTTACTGGGATGATGAAACCCTAAAACAATATCACTCTTAGGAATTTCTGCTGCCAATAAATCGTCAACTACACACAAATCAGTCCAATCTTCTTCAACCCAAATTTTGCCATCTTTAATGCGAAGATACATAGTAATGTAACGTATCCGTTGTTTGCCTTCCCAACCAGAGTGAAACCATAGATATTGATCTCGTTCTTCGTCAAATGCAAGACGATTATCTGACTCTAATTCATCTAGCGTAAGCTCTCCCTTGACCGTCATTTCATAATATCCAGTTAATATTTTTTTAACCGTACTGCGATAGTATTCTAGTTTATCCATTGCCTAATTTCCTCTTTTTCCATTTCAACTACTATTAAAAGAAGCTGATTCTGATGAGTAACTACTTGTACAGACTTACGTTGAAAGAACTCTTTGTATACGACATCATCAATTGCCAAATATAGCGTGTATTCTGGAGCGGTGAGTTGAATGAGATTTCGGTATACAAGGATAGCGATCGCAGCATTTTGAGTTTTGTTGCGATCGCCCCCTAAAACCCAACCACCCCCACTCGACTAGCAAATTGGTATTAACTTTGCGGTGGGGTAGGCTGGTTTTTGAACTGTTGAATGAAAAGTTGAACGCCTAAAGCGACAAGACCGATCGCTATTATGCCAAAGATGACGGTTGCCAAGGTGCTGACGCCGACGACGAGGGTACGAACGGCGACGGTGATATTAATAACAGTGATGTTGTGGGATTGAATTGGTTTGGAGGCGAAGCTTTGGGCAATGGAAGCGGTGAGGGAATAAAGTCCGGTCGCCATTGCACCTGCAATCAGGGAACCTGTTATACAACGCAGGGGAGTCGCTTTTGTGGAGTCGGTCGATTTGGGGTTTTCGATCTGGGATTTGGGAGTGGGGGGAGATTGGTCAAGCATAAGCTTTAAGAGAGTTTCAGTTTTTGATAATTTGAGTCAATTGGCAACGCGAATGCCGTTTGGGCTAAATTGGGCTATCCAGAAGTCTAGATCGGGGTTGCCGATCGCATTCTCTACTTCTGTTTGTATTTGTTGAGCTTGGGGAAGAGACTCGGTGAGGGCAAAGACTGTAGGGCCAGAACCTGACATCATTGTGCCTAAAACCCCCGTGCGTTGGAATGCTTCTCGCAGTTGCAAGACTTGAGGATAGGCTCTTAAGACGACTTTCTCTAAGTCGTTGTAGAGGCATTCACCGATTTTAGCGTTATCTTTATGAGCGATCGCATTCACAAGGCAACCAGAATTTACCTTACCAGAACGGGTTTCTGCACTTTCGGTGTCGCAGGCGTAGGAACTGCCAAATTGCTGTCGGTAGGTGGAGTAGGCCCAAGCTGTGGAAACTTCTAAACTGCGGTATTTAGCCAAGATCAGGTATAGATGATCTAAATCGGGCAAGGGGGAGAGCTTTTCGCCGCGTCCGGTGGCGATTGCAGTTCCGCCAGCGACGCAAAAAGGCACGTCCGAACCCAGTTGGGCTGCCATTTCCTGCAATTCCGACTGAGTTAAACCCAGATGCCACATCAAATCCAAGCCTACCAAAACTGCTGCTGCATTTGTAGACCCG from the Argonema galeatum A003/A1 genome contains:
- a CDS encoding XisI protein, which codes for MDKLEYYRSTVKKILTGYYEMTVKGELTLDELESDNRLAFDEERDQYLWFHSGWEGKQRIRYITMYLRIKDGKIWVEEDWTDLCVVDDLLAAEIPKSDIVLGFHHPSKRPFTEFATA
- a CDS encoding pentapeptide repeat-containing protein, which produces MAGNSAHIKRLLETKQCQGGDLSEATLVRLNLSGADLSGANLIFANMNGVNLSGANLSGVDLSFANLVSANLVNADLSGADCKGLNLFDCQMNNANLCGADLGFANLVNANLSEVNLSGADLDGANLIGVNLNRANLCGANLGGANLGNGNLVGANLSNATLCDARLVGADLKDANLSGADLRDANLLNANLSGANLLNANLSGANLANARLDGAIGLYREEPIVVKQNESPRSGMAYVSFSQSGLYAPTGNGFSLPRPGLPS
- the ispE gene encoding 4-(cytidine 5'-diphospho)-2-C-methyl-D-erythritol kinase codes for the protein MRSYTLIAPAKINLYLEILGDRQDGYHELAMVLQSIDLADRIDLRSNGTDVIRIHCNHPGVPQDKTNLAYRAATLMIDQFPDAFAQYGGVEIDIDKRIPIAAGLAGGSTNAAAVLVGLDLMWHLGLTQSELQEMAAQLGSDVPFCVAGGTAIATGRGEKLSPLPDLDHLYLILAKYRSLEVSTAWAYSTYRQQFGSSYACDTESAETRSGKVNSGCLVNAIAHKDNAKIGECLYNDLEKVVLRAYPQVLQLREAFQRTGVLGTMMSGSGPTVFALTESLPQAQQIQTEVENAIGNPDLDFWIAQFSPNGIRVAN
- a CDS encoding element excision factor XisH family protein, which encodes MAILVYRNLIQLTAPEYTLYLAIDDVVYKEFFQRKSVQVVTHQNQLLLIVVEMEKEEIRQWIN
- a CDS encoding DUF3082 domain-containing protein, with product MLDQSPPTPKSQIENPKSTDSTKATPLRCITGSLIAGAMATGLYSLTASIAQSFASKPIQSHNITVINITVAVRTLVVGVSTLATVIFGIIAIGLVALGVQLFIQQFKNQPTPPQS